A stretch of DNA from Rhodothermales bacterium:
CGTCATCATCGTCGCCGCCACGAACCGGCCCGACGTGCTCGACTCGGCCCTCCTCCGCCCCGGCCGCTTCGACCGGCAGATCCTCATCGACCGGCCGGACCGGCGCGAGCGTGCGCAGATCTTCAAGGTTCACACGAGGCCGCTCACGCTCGGCACTGACGTGGACATGAACGGGCTCGCGAACATGACGCCGGGCTTCGCCGGGGCCGAGATCGCGAACGTCTGCAACGAGGCCGCGCTCCTCGCCGCGCGCCGTGACAAGGACGCCATCGAGATGGACGACTTCGAATCGGCGATCGACCGCGTGATCGCGGGGCTGGAGAAGAAGAACAAGCTGATCTCGCCTGAGGAGAAGCGGATCGTGGCCTACCACGAAGCGGGCCACGCGATTGCCGGCTGGTTCCTCGAGTACACCGACCCCGTCATCAAAGTCAGCATCGTCCCGCGCGGCCTCTCCGCACTCGGCTATGCGCAGAGTCTCCCCGAGGAACGCTACCTCTACACGAAGGAAGCGCTCGTCGACCGGATGGTGATGGCGATGGGCGGCCGGGTGGCCGAGGAGATCATCTTCGGCAAGATCTCGACGGGGGCGCAGAACGACCTCGAGCGGATCACGAAGATGGCCTACGCGATGGTCGTGGACTACGGGATGAGTGAGAAGATCGGCTACGTCTCGTTCAACATGTCGTCGAAGGACGACCAGCCGCAGTTCAGCAAGCCGTACTCCGAGGCTACGGGCGAGCTCATCGACAAAGAAGTCAAGGTGCTCATCGACGAGGTGCACGAGCAGACGCGCCGCCTCCTCGCTGAGAAGGGCGATCTGCTCGAGGAACTCGCGCAGGCCCTCCTGCAGAAAGAAGTCCTCAACGAGCAGGACCTCACCGATGTCCTCGGTGAGCGGCCCTACAAGCGCAACCTCCACGACGCGCCCATCGACGCCGAGCAGTCGCCCGTCAACCTCCCGCCTCGGGGCAATGAGGCGCCTGCCGACCTGACGTCCGCCGAGCCGCCACCGGTGGAGTCGGGAGGCGACGGTGCGCTCCCGGACGAGGAGACCCTGCGTAACGAGGGGGGCGCGGACATCGGTTAGACGCCACGTGCTTCGTGCAAGAGAGGAGGGCTCGTTTCGGCGGGTCCTCCTCTCTTGCACGCGACCGCCGGCTAATGGAGCA
This window harbors:
- the ftsH gene encoding ATP-dependent zinc metalloprotease FtsH, encoding MSQDDRNLMNPRRGDEKGSGVRDPKRPRFSLWIYAAIFLGLLVVQAYLWGGTTGNEIDYSAFLEYVEEGHVEEVTVINDRKIEGLFTPSAVEQSEVPKAEPVQGFASEDPAIAARRFTSVKPEDHDLTQFLTEHNDAVATGESEQTVSFSSETQENWFGGLLAWVFPLALLVFLWLFLIRRMGGPGQQVLNIGKNKAVLFDTMDGQQLTFSDVAGLDEAKEEVEEVVEFLKYPKKFTKLGGKLPKGVLLVGPPGTGKTLLAKAVAGEAGVPFFSLSGSDFVEMFVGVGAARVRDLFKQAKEKAPCIIFIDEIDAIGRSRGKGMIMGGNDERENTLNQLLVEMDGFNTDKGVIIVAATNRPDVLDSALLRPGRFDRQILIDRPDRRERAQIFKVHTRPLTLGTDVDMNGLANMTPGFAGAEIANVCNEAALLAARRDKDAIEMDDFESAIDRVIAGLEKKNKLISPEEKRIVAYHEAGHAIAGWFLEYTDPVIKVSIVPRGLSALGYAQSLPEERYLYTKEALVDRMVMAMGGRVAEEIIFGKISTGAQNDLERITKMAYAMVVDYGMSEKIGYVSFNMSSKDDQPQFSKPYSEATGELIDKEVKVLIDEVHEQTRRLLAEKGDLLEELAQALLQKEVLNEQDLTDVLGERPYKRNLHDAPIDAEQSPVNLPPRGNEAPADLTSAEPPPVESGGDGALPDEETLRNEGGADIG